One window of the Bubalus kerabau isolate K-KA32 ecotype Philippines breed swamp buffalo chromosome 9, PCC_UOA_SB_1v2, whole genome shotgun sequence genome contains the following:
- the LOC129659899 gene encoding NEDD8-like has protein sequence MLIKVKTLTRKEIEIDTEPTDKVEQIKECVEEKEGIPPEQQRLTYSGRQINVKKTSADYKLLSGSVLHLVLALRGGGGLQQWWTLLHFTSLPCHS, from the coding sequence atGCTAATTAAAGTGAAGACGCTGACCAGAaaggagattgagattgacactGAACCCACAGACAAGGTGGAACAAATCAAGGAGTGTgtggaggagaaagagggaaTTCCCCCAGAGCAGCAGAGGCTCACCTACAGTGGTAGACAGATAAACGTCAAGAAGACATCAGCTGATTACAAGCTGTTAAGTGGTTCAGTCCTCCATCTGGTATTGGCTCTGAGAGGAGGGGGTGGTCTTCAGCAGTGGTGGACCCTGCTCCATTTTACCTCCTTGCCCTGTCACTCATAA